The proteins below come from a single candidate division TA06 bacterium genomic window:
- a CDS encoding amino acid permease, translating to MKLKRELGAVHVFAIASGAMISSGLFILPALAYAKAGPAAIFSYALAGILVFPSMLAKAELATAMPKAGGVYFFIERSMGTPVGTVGGFTSWFSLSFKSAFALVGMGVFARLVAPGITDIQVRLFAVGFCLVFMLINIIGVRHPGRLQVALVFSLMGILGLYVLRGFALIQPQRYVPFMPNGFGSVFATAGLVFVSFGGLTKICCVAEEIDNPGRNIPLGMFFAYLVVMVLYVIVVFTTVGLLDSAKLSGSLTPISLGASTFMGNAGSAVLAIAALLAFITTANAGIMTASRDFMAMSRDQILPAFFQRMNARYRTPHFSIVLTAVFMIAVILFLSLENLVKTASTLKILLFLLVNLSLIVMRESKIQSYRPKFKAPFYPWIQIAGIIVYGFLIFKMGTVPVAIAGLFVVGTIVWYLAYARSRAIRKAALIHVIERLTSRELVDTTLPDELKDIIIERDDIVEDRFDHLIKECPILDVEGPCKLEDFLEIVSKELSKRLGIDAGRIHDMLHAREKESSTVISEGIAIPHIVVEGEKKFSVVVARSREGIDFYDEASKVHTIFVLAGTRDERNFHLRALAAIAQIVRYPRFNERWRQARSKDELRHLILLGERTRHSPPTA from the coding sequence ATGAAACTCAAGCGTGAGCTCGGAGCAGTTCATGTTTTCGCTATAGCGTCTGGAGCAATGATAAGCTCCGGACTTTTTATTTTACCTGCCCTCGCGTATGCAAAGGCTGGGCCTGCTGCGATATTCTCTTATGCTTTGGCTGGCATTCTCGTCTTCCCTTCCATGCTTGCCAAGGCAGAGCTTGCTACTGCAATGCCCAAAGCAGGGGGAGTCTATTTCTTCATTGAGAGGAGTATGGGGACCCCAGTGGGTACCGTAGGTGGATTTACAAGCTGGTTTTCCTTGAGCTTCAAAAGCGCGTTTGCTCTTGTCGGAATGGGCGTATTTGCGAGGTTGGTTGCTCCCGGCATTACAGACATCCAGGTAAGACTCTTTGCCGTAGGATTTTGTCTCGTCTTCATGCTTATCAATATCATTGGCGTTAGACATCCCGGGAGACTCCAGGTAGCATTAGTTTTTTCTCTCATGGGCATACTCGGTCTGTATGTCCTTCGCGGGTTCGCTCTTATTCAACCACAGAGATATGTTCCTTTTATGCCTAATGGCTTTGGTTCGGTTTTCGCTACTGCAGGCCTTGTCTTTGTGTCTTTCGGTGGTCTGACAAAGATATGCTGTGTTGCAGAAGAAATAGACAATCCTGGACGGAACATACCTCTAGGGATGTTTTTTGCTTACCTTGTTGTGATGGTTCTCTATGTAATAGTTGTCTTCACTACAGTTGGCCTGCTTGATTCCGCAAAGCTCTCTGGCTCTCTTACACCGATTTCGCTCGGCGCAAGCACATTCATGGGGAACGCGGGCAGTGCTGTATTAGCCATTGCTGCCCTTCTCGCCTTTATTACTACAGCCAATGCCGGTATCATGACCGCCTCCCGCGATTTCATGGCTATGAGCCGAGATCAAATTCTGCCTGCGTTTTTTCAAAGAATGAATGCAAGATACAGGACTCCTCACTTTTCCATCGTTCTTACAGCCGTTTTTATGATTGCAGTTATCCTATTCCTCAGTCTGGAGAACCTGGTCAAGACAGCATCTACTCTGAAAATCCTGTTGTTTCTGTTGGTGAATCTATCACTCATTGTAATGCGAGAGAGCAAGATACAGAGCTATAGACCAAAGTTCAAGGCTCCTTTTTATCCCTGGATTCAAATAGCTGGCATCATCGTGTATGGTTTTCTTATTTTCAAAATGGGAACAGTTCCGGTGGCGATTGCTGGGCTTTTTGTGGTAGGCACGATAGTATGGTATCTGGCTTACGCCAGAAGCAGAGCGATACGCAAGGCTGCCTTGATACACGTGATTGAACGACTAACCTCCAGAGAACTGGTTGACACTACTCTGCCTGATGAGCTGAAAGATATCATAATCGAGCGGGATGATATCGTTGAGGATAGATTCGACCATCTGATAAAAGAGTGTCCTATTCTGGACGTTGAAGGCCCATGCAAACTAGAGGACTTCCTGGAGATAGTCTCAAAAGAGTTATCCAAGCGTCTGGGAATCGATGCGGGCCGCATACACGATATGCTGCACGCAAGGGAAAAAGAATCGAGCACAGTGATAAGTGAAGGCATAGCAATTCCTCACATTGTTGTAGAGGGAGAGAAGAAATTCAGTGTTGTCGTTGCCAGAAGTCGGGAGGGTATAGACTTCTACGATGAAGCTTCGAAGGTCCATACCATATTCGTTCTTGCGGGCACAAGAGATGAACGCAATTTCCACCTTCGTGCTCTGGCAGCAATCGCGCAGATAGTGCGCTACCCTCGATTCAATGAGAGATGGAGGCAGGCCAGAAGCAAGGATGAGTTAAGGCATCTCATTCTCCTGGGCGAGAGGACGAGACACTCGCCACCCACTGCCTAA
- a CDS encoding phosphotransacetylase family protein, with the protein MQSIYIMSTTDYSGKSLLALGIGLKLKELGKRIGYFKPFGRLATTVDGAIVDKDACILKDVLGLKEPLQEICPVVLTRDLLLDGLKGESPGLMDKVVETFGKISKDKDVVIVGGAGNMFDGLFLGIGGIEVSQNLDTRVILIDSRDFLKDETFVDTIIVARLMLKDRLLGVVVNNISMESREFIMEFVSPYLERNDIKVLGVIPHDDLLGSVTIRELAEVLAGKILCAEEKVDEFVESFQIGAMDAPSAQKHLRKIKNNALITGGQRTEMIMAALDTPTKCMILTGGHIPSQQVIASAHRAGVPLISVRTNTLGATERVERLMGTVRLEEKEKIDRARKLLDKWFNYEDLFKALGIT; encoded by the coding sequence ATGCAAAGTATCTACATAATGTCAACCACAGACTACTCGGGCAAGAGTCTTCTCGCCCTGGGTATAGGACTTAAACTGAAGGAGCTGGGCAAAAGAATAGGATACTTCAAGCCTTTCGGCAGGCTTGCCACCACGGTTGACGGAGCAATCGTGGACAAAGACGCGTGTATCCTGAAAGATGTCCTGGGTTTAAAAGAGCCTCTTCAAGAAATATGTCCTGTCGTGCTTACAAGGGACCTGTTGCTCGACGGCCTGAAAGGTGAGAGTCCTGGTCTGATGGACAAGGTTGTTGAGACATTCGGCAAGATATCCAAGGATAAGGATGTGGTCATTGTGGGTGGGGCGGGAAACATGTTTGACGGACTCTTTCTGGGTATCGGCGGCATTGAGGTTTCGCAGAATCTTGACACAAGAGTGATTTTGATTGACTCACGTGATTTTCTAAAGGACGAGACGTTCGTGGACACAATCATTGTTGCGAGGTTGATGCTTAAGGATAGGCTTTTGGGTGTTGTGGTAAATAATATATCCATGGAATCCCGGGAGTTCATTATGGAGTTCGTGTCTCCATATCTGGAAAGGAACGACATAAAGGTACTCGGGGTCATACCCCACGATGACCTGCTCGGTTCCGTCACCATCAGAGAGCTGGCAGAAGTTCTTGCCGGGAAAATCTTGTGCGCGGAGGAGAAGGTCGATGAATTTGTGGAGAGCTTCCAGATTGGTGCTATGGACGCACCCAGCGCACAGAAGCACTTAAGGAAGATAAAGAACAATGCCCTGATAACCGGAGGACAGAGGACGGAAATGATAATGGCCGCGCTGGACACCCCCACAAAATGCATGATATTGACCGGAGGTCATATACCCAGCCAGCAAGTGATCGCTAGCGCTCATCGGGCTGGTGTCCCACTGATTTCGGTAAGAACGAACACGCTCGGGGCGACCGAGAGAGTGGAAAGGCTCATGGGGACAGTCAGACTGGAAGAGAAAGAGAAGATAGACAGGGCTAGGAAACTGCTTGATAAATGGTTCAACTATGAGGACCTGTTCAAGGCGCTGGGGATTACTTAG
- a CDS encoding amino acid permease — MALKRELGLIHVFAIASGAMISSGLFILPGLAAARAGPAVVLSYVIAGMIALPTLLSKAELTTAMPKAGGDYFYISRSMGSAVGTIGGFASWFSLSLKGAFALTGMAAYAAILTTIPIGIIAACLCVAFVLINLLGAKQAGNSQVLLVVILIGVLGYFVFRGIPNVMVQRFSPFAPQGAGAVFATAGFVFISFGGLTKVASIAEEVKKPGVNLPLGMFLSLLVVTVLYAAVIFVTVGVLSGAELYDSLTPISAAATIFAGPMGAGIIALAALLAFVSTANAGIMSASRYPLAMSRDHILPGFFQRANKRFGTPHMAILFTGGFMLLSVLFLRLEMLVRIASTLLLALYIMANLAVVFMRESRILNYQPKFKSPLYPWTQIAGGLGGLFLIVRMGVVPITIAVLFCFVMFGWYLAYVRPRSYKEFALLRIIERVSAKELTGYSLETELKDILRERDEIVEDRFDHVIKECPILDIEGRCGLEDFLEKVSQEVSNNLGIDAELVYDLLHAREEESSTVIGSGMAIPHIIVEGEKKFCIVIARSREGIEFYEGGPKVHTVFVLVGTRDERNFHLRALAAIAQIARLPKFEEKWMQARSKDELRDLILLGERTRHTPPTA, encoded by the coding sequence ATGGCTCTCAAGCGTGAGTTAGGCCTGATTCATGTTTTTGCCATAGCGTCTGGAGCAATGATAAGCTCCGGGCTTTTTATTTTGCCTGGGCTTGCAGCGGCGAGGGCGGGGCCTGCGGTTGTGTTGTCCTATGTTATTGCCGGCATGATTGCACTTCCCACTCTGCTCAGCAAGGCGGAGTTGACGACCGCCATGCCCAAGGCCGGCGGTGACTACTTCTACATATCCAGGAGCATGGGTTCAGCTGTCGGAACAATTGGTGGATTTGCCAGTTGGTTTTCCTTGAGTCTTAAGGGCGCCTTTGCCCTGACTGGAATGGCCGCCTATGCGGCCATTCTGACGACCATCCCCATAGGAATCATAGCGGCCTGTCTCTGCGTGGCGTTCGTTCTAATCAATCTTCTTGGGGCAAAACAAGCGGGGAATTCGCAGGTTCTCCTTGTAGTCATACTGATAGGAGTACTTGGTTATTTCGTCTTTCGCGGAATCCCCAATGTGATGGTTCAGAGATTCTCACCCTTCGCTCCTCAAGGCGCGGGGGCAGTGTTTGCGACTGCTGGTTTTGTATTCATATCCTTCGGTGGGTTAACCAAGGTTGCCAGCATTGCCGAGGAGGTAAAGAAGCCTGGCGTCAATCTCCCCCTGGGCATGTTTCTGTCCCTTTTGGTTGTAACAGTTTTGTACGCTGCAGTCATATTCGTAACTGTGGGAGTACTCTCGGGTGCTGAACTTTATGATTCACTGACGCCCATCTCTGCGGCTGCGACCATATTTGCCGGACCGATGGGAGCAGGAATCATTGCCCTTGCTGCCCTTCTCGCGTTTGTGTCTACAGCCAACGCCGGGATCATGTCTGCTTCTAGATATCCATTGGCCATGAGCCGAGACCACATCTTGCCCGGTTTTTTCCAGAGAGCGAACAAGCGCTTTGGCACTCCTCATATGGCAATACTCTTCACGGGCGGGTTTATGCTGCTTTCGGTGCTATTCCTCAGACTGGAGATGCTTGTAAGAATTGCATCTACTCTCCTCCTTGCCCTGTACATTATGGCAAACCTGGCAGTTGTTTTCATGCGGGAGAGTAGGATTCTGAACTACCAGCCAAAGTTCAAATCACCTCTCTATCCATGGACTCAGATTGCTGGCGGGTTGGGCGGACTGTTTCTGATAGTCAGAATGGGAGTAGTGCCGATCACAATAGCAGTACTCTTTTGTTTCGTGATGTTCGGCTGGTACCTGGCGTATGTACGTCCAAGGTCCTACAAGGAGTTTGCTCTTTTGCGAATAATTGAGCGTGTTTCGGCAAAGGAGCTGACAGGGTATTCTCTGGAGACGGAACTGAAAGACATTCTGAGAGAAAGAGATGAGATAGTTGAGGACAGGTTTGACCATGTCATAAAGGAATGTCCAATTCTGGACATCGAAGGTCGGTGCGGACTCGAAGACTTCCTGGAAAAAGTCTCACAGGAAGTATCCAACAATCTGGGAATTGATGCAGAGCTCGTTTATGACCTGCTGCACGCGAGGGAAGAGGAGTCGAGTACAGTAATCGGCAGTGGTATGGCGATTCCCCACATCATAGTTGAAGGTGAAAAGAAGTTCTGTATCGTGATCGCCAGGAGCCGTGAAGGCATCGAGTTCTATGAAGGAGGTCCCAAGGTTCACACGGTGTTCGTTCTTGTGGGCACAAGGGATGAGCGCAACTTCCATCTCCGTGCTCTTGCAGCAATTGCGCAGATTGCTCGATTGCCGAAGTTCGAAGAGAAATGGATGCAAGCCCGAAGCAAAGATGAGTTGAGAGACCTTATTCTTCTGGGCGAAAGAACGAGACACACGCCACCCACCGCCTAA
- a CDS encoding NAD(P)-dependent alcohol dehydrogenase — protein sequence MKAILYTKYGPPDVLQLKEIEKPTPKENEVLIKVHAASINDWDWRLLQGTPFVNRLLYGLLKPKMQILGSDIAGRVEAVGRNVKQFQPGDEVFGD from the coding sequence ATGAAAGCAATTCTATACACAAAATACGGACCGCCTGATGTTCTTCAGCTCAAAGAGATAGAAAAACCTACTCCCAAGGAAAATGAAGTCTTGATAAAAGTTCATGCGGCATCCATAAATGATTGGGACTGGCGTCTCCTCCAAGGTACGCCGTTCGTGAATCGCCTTCTATACGGTCTTCTAAAACCGAAGATGCAGATACTCGGATCTGACATAGCGGGGCGGGTTGAAGCGGTTGGCAGAAACGTAAAGCAGTTTCAGCCAGGTGATGAGGTATTCGGGGAC